In Streptomyces sp. NBC_00483, a single window of DNA contains:
- a CDS encoding Pls/PosA family non-ribosomal peptide synthetase, which produces MDATRAHDELSLLEAELTERLDAPAHFFAKDAAAPRTLVDILDATVRKHPDELALDDGLRRLTYRALDVEVGRLRSRLAGAGVGRGDRVGVRVPSGTNDLYVAILAVLAAGAAYVPVDAEDPDERAELVFGEAGVRTVIGAGHAFTVAESSPVPAGRPGPGDDAWIIFTSGSTGRPKGVAVRNRSAAAFVDAEAALFLAEDPIGPGDRVMAGLSVAFDASCEEMWLAWRHGACLVPVPRAQVRGGADLGPWLAEQEITVISTVPTLAALWEPEALNDVRLLIFGGEACPPELVQRLVTEGREVWNTYGPTEATVVTCASLMTGAEPIRIGLPLDGWELAVVDEADRPVPMGASGQLVIGGVGLARYLDPVKDAEKYPPLPALGWERAYRSGDLVKADPEGLVFLGRGDEQIKLGGRRIELGEVDSALQALPGVAGAACAVRTARGGNQLLVGYIVTQEGWQHAAAVDKLRSELPAALVPLLAPVAELPTRTSGKVDRDALPWPLPDVATDAPAEQLYGTEAWLAEQWSETLGVPVTDAHDNFFTIGGGSLAAAQLTTRLRTRYPDAAVIDLYERPVLRKLARRLEKSAQDDGAERTIAPVPNRAKLVQLLLLIPLFTLNGLRWTIALAALADVLHRFGGYAWAPSASWWLLAPAALVLFSPPGRLAVAVGGARLLLRGVGPGTYPRGGGVHLRLWTAERLAEHSGATSLTGSWLQRYARALGARVGPDVDLHSLPPVTGLLKLGRGCAVESEVDLSGHWLDGDRLEIGAVKVGAGAVVGTRSVLFPGARVGKRAEIAPGSAVQGHVPTGQRWAGSPAVKLGKAKREWPAQRPPRTVGWRAMYGAAGLALTLLPLLSALPALLVARAFVPAGAGLGDALRDGLLAAAPAALAYGLTYAVLILAGVRLAGLGLTSGTFPVHSRAGWQSWTVTQLMDLSRQTLFPLYAGLVTPVWMRLLGMRVGRDAEVSTVLALPGLTTVGDGAFLADDTLTAPYELGGGWVRIGRARIGRRAFLGNSGMTAPGRSVPDDGLVGVLSATPKKAKQGSSYLGLPPVRLPRPATGVDPARTYTPPVRLRWARALVELGRLVPVFCSAALIVLVLGALAAIAARHGLWAAALVSGPVLLAAGVLACAVSIVAKWLLVGRHRASEHPLWCGFVWRDELADTFVEMLAVPWLAGSVPGTPVLTAWLRGLGAHIGAGVWCESYWLPETDLVTLEAGATVNRGCVLQTHLFHDRILRTDTVTLREGATLGPGGIVLPGSEVGARSTLGPASLVMAGESVPPGSRWLGNPIEAWRP; this is translated from the coding sequence ATGGACGCCACTCGCGCACACGACGAGCTCAGCCTGCTCGAAGCGGAGCTGACCGAACGGCTCGACGCTCCGGCGCACTTCTTCGCGAAGGACGCCGCCGCACCGCGCACCCTGGTCGACATCCTCGACGCGACCGTCCGAAAGCACCCCGACGAGCTCGCCCTCGACGACGGCCTGCGCCGACTGACGTACCGCGCGCTGGACGTTGAGGTCGGCCGGCTGCGCAGCCGTCTGGCCGGGGCCGGGGTGGGGCGCGGCGACCGGGTCGGCGTGCGGGTGCCGTCGGGGACGAACGACCTGTACGTGGCGATTCTCGCCGTGCTCGCGGCGGGCGCCGCGTACGTACCCGTGGATGCCGAGGATCCGGACGAGCGGGCCGAACTCGTCTTCGGTGAGGCGGGGGTGCGGACCGTGATCGGGGCGGGGCACGCCTTCACCGTCGCGGAGTCCTCCCCCGTTCCCGCCGGGCGGCCCGGGCCCGGGGACGACGCGTGGATCATCTTCACGTCCGGTTCGACCGGGCGGCCCAAGGGCGTCGCCGTCCGTAACCGCAGCGCCGCGGCGTTCGTGGACGCGGAGGCCGCGCTCTTCCTCGCCGAGGATCCGATCGGGCCCGGCGACCGGGTCATGGCGGGCCTGTCCGTCGCGTTCGACGCGTCCTGCGAGGAGATGTGGCTGGCGTGGCGGCACGGCGCCTGCCTGGTGCCGGTGCCGCGCGCCCAGGTGCGTGGCGGCGCCGACCTCGGGCCCTGGCTGGCCGAGCAGGAGATCACCGTCATCTCCACCGTGCCGACGCTGGCCGCGCTCTGGGAGCCGGAGGCCCTCAACGACGTCCGGCTGCTGATCTTCGGCGGCGAGGCGTGTCCGCCCGAGCTCGTCCAGCGCCTGGTCACCGAGGGCCGCGAGGTCTGGAACACGTACGGGCCCACCGAGGCCACCGTCGTCACCTGCGCCTCCCTGATGACCGGCGCCGAGCCGATCCGCATCGGACTGCCGCTGGACGGCTGGGAACTCGCCGTCGTCGACGAGGCCGACCGGCCCGTCCCGATGGGCGCCAGCGGACAACTCGTCATCGGTGGCGTGGGGTTGGCCCGCTATCTCGACCCGGTCAAGGACGCCGAGAAGTATCCGCCGCTGCCCGCCCTCGGCTGGGAGCGCGCCTACCGCAGCGGCGACCTGGTCAAGGCCGACCCCGAGGGCCTGGTCTTCCTTGGGCGCGGCGACGAGCAGATCAAGCTCGGCGGGCGGCGCATCGAGCTCGGCGAGGTCGACTCCGCGCTGCAGGCGCTGCCCGGCGTCGCGGGTGCGGCCTGCGCCGTCCGCACCGCGCGCGGCGGCAACCAGCTGCTCGTCGGCTACATCGTCACCCAGGAGGGCTGGCAGCACGCGGCCGCCGTGGACAAGCTGCGCTCCGAACTGCCCGCCGCGCTCGTGCCGTTGCTCGCTCCCGTCGCCGAACTGCCCACGCGCACCTCCGGCAAGGTCGACCGCGACGCGCTGCCGTGGCCGCTGCCCGACGTGGCGACCGACGCCCCGGCCGAGCAGCTCTACGGCACCGAGGCCTGGCTCGCCGAGCAGTGGAGCGAGACCCTCGGCGTCCCCGTCACCGACGCGCACGACAACTTCTTCACCATCGGAGGCGGCAGCCTCGCCGCCGCCCAGCTGACCACCCGACTGCGCACCCGCTACCCGGACGCGGCCGTCATCGACCTCTACGAGCGTCCAGTCCTCCGTAAGCTGGCCCGCCGCCTGGAGAAGTCGGCGCAGGACGACGGCGCGGAGCGGACGATCGCCCCGGTCCCGAACCGCGCCAAACTCGTCCAACTGCTGCTCCTGATACCGCTGTTCACCCTCAACGGCCTGCGCTGGACGATCGCGCTCGCCGCGCTGGCCGACGTCCTGCACCGGTTCGGCGGCTACGCGTGGGCCCCATCCGCCTCCTGGTGGCTGCTCGCGCCCGCGGCGCTGGTCCTGTTCAGTCCGCCGGGCCGGCTCGCCGTGGCGGTGGGCGGCGCCCGGCTGCTGCTGCGCGGCGTCGGCCCGGGGACGTATCCGAGAGGCGGTGGCGTCCATCTGCGGCTGTGGACCGCCGAGCGGCTCGCCGAGCACAGCGGCGCGACCTCGCTGACCGGTTCCTGGCTGCAGCGTTACGCCCGCGCGCTCGGCGCCAGGGTCGGCCCCGACGTCGACCTGCACTCGCTGCCGCCGGTCACCGGCCTGCTCAAGCTCGGCCGCGGCTGCGCCGTCGAGAGCGAGGTCGACCTGTCGGGGCACTGGCTCGACGGCGACCGCCTGGAGATCGGCGCCGTGAAGGTCGGCGCGGGCGCCGTGGTCGGCACGCGGAGCGTCCTCTTCCCGGGGGCCCGGGTGGGCAAGCGCGCCGAGATCGCACCGGGCTCCGCCGTCCAGGGACACGTACCGACCGGCCAGCGCTGGGCGGGCTCCCCGGCGGTCAAGCTCGGCAAGGCCAAGCGGGAGTGGCCCGCGCAGCGGCCGCCGCGCACGGTGGGCTGGCGCGCGATGTACGGCGCCGCGGGCCTCGCCCTCACTCTCCTCCCGCTCCTGTCCGCCCTCCCGGCCCTGCTCGTCGCGCGCGCCTTCGTGCCCGCGGGCGCCGGGCTCGGCGATGCGCTGCGCGACGGGCTCCTCGCCGCCGCCCCCGCAGCCCTCGCCTACGGACTCACGTACGCCGTGCTGATCCTGGCCGGTGTGCGGCTCGCCGGGCTCGGCCTGACCTCCGGAACGTTCCCGGTGCACAGCCGGGCGGGCTGGCAGTCCTGGACCGTGACCCAGCTGATGGACCTGTCCCGGCAGACGTTGTTCCCCCTGTACGCGGGGCTCGTCACGCCGGTGTGGATGCGGCTGCTCGGCATGCGCGTCGGCCGGGACGCCGAGGTGTCCACGGTGCTCGCGCTGCCCGGCCTCACCACGGTCGGCGACGGCGCGTTCCTCGCCGACGACACGCTGACCGCGCCGTACGAACTCGGGGGCGGCTGGGTGCGGATCGGGCGCGCCCGGATCGGCCGCCGGGCGTTCCTCGGCAACTCGGGCATGACGGCGCCCGGCCGCTCGGTGCCGGACGACGGCCTGGTCGGCGTCCTGTCGGCCACCCCGAAGAAGGCCAAGCAGGGCAGTTCGTACCTGGGTCTGCCGCCGGTCCGGCTGCCCCGCCCGGCCACCGGCGTCGATCCGGCCCGCACCTACACACCGCCGGTCCGGCTGCGCTGGGCGCGCGCCCTGGTCGAACTGGGCCGCCTCGTCCCGGTGTTCTGCTCGGCCGCCCTGATCGTCCTGGTCCTCGGCGCGCTGGCCGCCATCGCGGCGAGGCACGGCCTGTGGGCGGCCGCGCTCGTCAGCGGCCCTGTTCTGCTGGCCGCGGGTGTCCTCGCGTGCGCGGTGTCGATCGTGGCCAAGTGGCTGCTGGTCGGCCGCCATCGCGCGAGCGAGCACCCGCTGTGGTGCGGTTTCGTGTGGCGGGACGAACTGGCCGACACCTTCGTGGAGATGCTCGCGGTGCCGTGGCTCGCCGGGTCGGTGCCCGGCACCCCGGTCCTCACCGCCTGGCTGCGCGGCCTCGGCGCGCACATCGGGGCGGGCGTGTGGTGCGAGAGTTACTGGCTGCCGGAGACCGACCTGGTCACCCTGGAGGCCGGGGCGACCGTGAACCGGGGCTGTGTCCTGCAGACGCACCTCTTCCACGACCGGATCTTGCGGACGGATACTGTGACCCTTCGCGAGGGCGCCAC
- a CDS encoding GMC family oxidoreductase N-terminal domain-containing protein: MPSPTRRALLTGATALATAAALPARVAAAAPARVRLTREEHRVVVIGSGFGGGVAALRLAQAGVPVTVLERGRRWPTGPNAETFPHVSGLDKRVLWYGTLPEAVRPLARLIGTPLGFAPYTGLLEPVLGENILSVCAAGVGGGSLVYQGMTLQPSEAVFNTWLPEGLDYRRMDRVHYPRVARMLKAATAPDQLIDSPNYFASRVFGERVRKAGYGLEKIPMPIDWDYALAELRGDMKPSYTNGDCALGVNNGGKHSVDVTYLKQAEATGKVTVATHHNVTSVARAADGRWEVHVDRTDDSGTVLEQKVLTTRALIMAAGSVNTSKLLVRAGATGAVPDLPDGLGEGWGTNGDRIYAWTSLQEDFGGEQGGPVVYGSKDWTDPATANTVIQASLPPLGLDTRTTMLVGFGVSPDRGRLRYNAASDSVSLHWPAGGDDTSYRAIHQRVTKISRGLGTLIDTNSLVNSTWHPLGGAPMGTVCDLEGRVQGQRGLYVLDGALIPGTTGACNPSMTIAAVAERAMDSIAAKDVGTVI, encoded by the coding sequence ATGCCCTCCCCCACCAGGCGCGCCCTGCTCACCGGCGCCACCGCCCTCGCCACCGCCGCCGCCCTTCCGGCCCGGGTCGCGGCGGCCGCACCAGCCCGCGTGCGTCTGACCCGCGAGGAACACCGCGTCGTCGTCATCGGATCGGGATTCGGCGGCGGCGTCGCCGCACTGCGGCTCGCCCAGGCCGGCGTCCCGGTGACCGTCCTCGAACGCGGGCGGCGCTGGCCGACCGGCCCGAACGCGGAGACCTTCCCGCACGTCTCCGGCCTCGACAAGCGGGTGCTCTGGTACGGCACCCTGCCCGAAGCCGTCAGGCCGCTCGCACGCCTGATCGGCACCCCGCTCGGCTTCGCGCCCTACACCGGCCTCCTGGAGCCGGTCCTCGGGGAGAACATCCTGAGCGTGTGCGCGGCCGGGGTCGGCGGCGGTTCGCTCGTCTACCAGGGCATGACCCTCCAGCCCTCGGAGGCCGTCTTCAACACCTGGCTGCCCGAAGGCCTCGACTACCGGCGCATGGACCGCGTCCACTATCCGCGCGTCGCGCGCATGCTCAAGGCGGCCACCGCTCCCGACCAACTGATCGACTCGCCCAACTACTTCGCGTCGCGAGTCTTCGGAGAGCGGGTCCGCAAGGCCGGATACGGCCTGGAGAAGATCCCCATGCCGATCGACTGGGACTACGCCCTGGCCGAACTGCGCGGCGACATGAAGCCCTCGTACACGAACGGAGACTGCGCGCTCGGCGTCAACAACGGCGGCAAGCACTCCGTGGACGTGACCTATCTGAAGCAGGCCGAGGCGACCGGCAAGGTCACCGTCGCCACCCACCACAACGTCACCTCCGTGGCCCGCGCCGCCGACGGCCGCTGGGAGGTGCATGTCGACCGCACCGACGACTCCGGCACCGTGCTGGAACAGAAGGTGCTCACCACCCGCGCCCTGATCATGGCGGCCGGCAGCGTCAACACCAGCAAACTCCTGGTCCGCGCCGGCGCGACCGGAGCCGTCCCCGACCTGCCCGACGGGCTCGGCGAGGGCTGGGGCACCAACGGCGACCGCATCTACGCGTGGACCAGCCTCCAGGAGGACTTCGGCGGCGAGCAGGGCGGTCCCGTCGTCTACGGCAGCAAGGACTGGACCGACCCGGCCACCGCGAACACGGTCATCCAGGCCTCCCTCCCGCCCCTGGGCCTCGACACCCGCACGACCATGCTGGTGGGCTTCGGCGTCAGCCCCGACCGCGGCCGCCTGCGCTACAACGCGGCCAGCGACTCCGTGTCCCTGCACTGGCCCGCGGGCGGCGACGACACCAGCTACCGCGCCATCCATCAGCGGGTCACGAAGATCTCCCGGGGCCTCGGCACCCTCATCGACACCAACTCCCTGGTCAACAGCACCTGGCACCCACTGGGCGGCGCCCCGATGGGCACCGTGTGCGACCTGGAGGGACGCGTCCAGGGGCAGCGCGGCCTCTACGTCCTCGACGGCGCGCTCATCCCCGGCACCACCGGCGCCTGCAACCCCTCGATGACCATCGCCGCGGTGGCCGAGCGCGCCATGGACAGCATCGCCGCCAAGGACGTCGGCACGGTCATCTGA
- a CDS encoding TetR family transcriptional regulator, which yields MPWEEWRQEATPTDERPSLAERRKAALRFEIACEAVRLFTSQGVTATTGAQIAGAVGVSSRTLWRHFPTKESCVLPLLAAGLDFAVTQLRHWPPQMSLLDFFTESRGTGDLPQGTPTILALIRMTSTEPALRAVWLQAHDDALPVLGRLLAERSGGQADDLRVTVHAATLNGALRAAAENFARRYADQPDASYDEFAACLDVALRAASEGLPY from the coding sequence ATGCCATGGGAAGAGTGGCGGCAGGAGGCGACGCCGACGGACGAGCGGCCTTCGCTCGCCGAACGCCGCAAGGCCGCGCTCCGGTTCGAGATCGCCTGCGAAGCGGTGCGCCTGTTCACCTCCCAGGGCGTCACCGCCACGACGGGAGCGCAGATAGCGGGGGCCGTCGGCGTCTCCTCACGCACCCTGTGGCGGCACTTCCCGACGAAGGAGAGCTGCGTGCTCCCGCTGCTCGCGGCGGGACTCGACTTCGCGGTGACCCAACTGCGCCACTGGCCACCGCAGATGAGTCTGCTGGACTTCTTCACCGAGTCGCGCGGAACGGGAGATCTCCCGCAGGGCACGCCCACCATCCTCGCCCTGATCCGCATGACCTCGACCGAGCCCGCGCTGCGCGCCGTCTGGCTCCAGGCCCACGACGACGCGCTCCCCGTCCTCGGCCGCCTGCTCGCGGAACGCTCCGGCGGCCAAGCCGACGACCTGCGCGTGACGGTGCACGCCGCGACCCTCAACGGCGCCCTGCGCGCGGCCGCGGAGAACTTCGCCCGCCGCTACGCGGACCAACCCGATGCCTCGTACGACGAGTTCGCGGCATGCCTCGACGTCGCCCTGCGCGCGGCGTCGGAGGGGCTGCCGTACTGA
- a CDS encoding glycoside hydrolase family 125 protein, protein MPFPTSVQHNPVVQQAVRRLDELGDPRFGQTLLRCLDDTLARTIRPMPDGTAFVVTGDIPAMWLRDSTTQMMPYLALLEGDEDLQDLLLAVLRRQFRQIAHNPYANAFNAEASGRAHDTDDLCEDPWVWEEKYEVDSLAFPLLLAHRFWRATGRTDHLAQALEAARAAISVWRTEQDHEHLSKYRFVRANVPPTDTLRNEGRGTPVAETGMTWSGFRPSDDACTYGYNVPANLCAAAALDGVANMARQVQDTELADDAAELAVELRAATRQHGTVDHPDHGSIYAYEVDGLGNALLADDANMPSLLSLPLVADISPKDPLYLATRAFVLSPANPTWYRGTAAEGVGSPHTPDGYIWPIALAVEGLTSNDPERRLRLLHTLINTDAGTGAMHESFHKDDPDRFTRDWFSWANAMYAELALDLAGFGTRSLWDASVGTSLDASA, encoded by the coding sequence ATGCCGTTTCCCACCAGCGTCCAGCACAATCCGGTCGTCCAGCAGGCGGTTCGCCGCCTCGACGAGCTCGGCGACCCCCGCTTCGGACAGACGCTGCTGCGCTGCCTGGACGACACGCTGGCCCGCACCATCCGCCCGATGCCCGACGGCACCGCCTTCGTCGTGACGGGTGACATCCCCGCGATGTGGCTGCGCGACTCGACGACGCAGATGATGCCGTACCTGGCGCTGCTCGAGGGCGACGAGGACCTGCAGGACCTTCTTCTCGCCGTGCTGCGCCGCCAGTTCCGGCAGATCGCGCACAATCCGTACGCCAACGCGTTCAACGCCGAGGCCTCCGGACGGGCGCACGACACGGACGACCTGTGCGAGGACCCCTGGGTCTGGGAGGAGAAGTACGAGGTCGACTCCCTCGCCTTCCCGCTCCTGCTGGCCCATCGCTTCTGGCGGGCGACCGGGCGCACCGACCACTTGGCGCAGGCGTTGGAGGCGGCGCGCGCCGCGATCTCCGTGTGGCGCACGGAGCAGGACCATGAGCACCTCTCCAAGTACCGCTTCGTGCGGGCGAACGTACCGCCGACCGACACCCTGCGGAACGAGGGGCGCGGAACTCCCGTCGCCGAGACCGGGATGACCTGGAGCGGGTTCAGGCCCAGCGACGACGCGTGCACCTATGGCTACAACGTGCCCGCCAACCTGTGCGCCGCCGCTGCCCTCGACGGCGTCGCCAACATGGCGCGGCAGGTTCAGGACACCGAACTCGCCGACGATGCGGCCGAGTTGGCGGTCGAACTGCGCGCGGCGACCCGGCAGCACGGCACCGTCGACCACCCCGACCACGGCTCGATCTACGCCTACGAGGTCGACGGGCTCGGCAACGCGCTCCTGGCGGACGACGCCAACATGCCCAGCCTGCTGTCGCTGCCGCTGGTCGCCGACATCTCGCCGAAGGACCCGCTGTACCTGGCCACCCGCGCGTTCGTCCTCTCGCCCGCCAACCCGACCTGGTACCGCGGAACGGCCGCCGAGGGTGTGGGCAGCCCGCACACCCCTGACGGCTACATCTGGCCCATCGCCCTCGCCGTGGAGGGACTGACCAGCAACGACCCCGAGCGGCGGCTGCGGTTGCTGCACACCCTGATCAACACCGACGCCGGAACCGGGGCGATGCACGAGTCCTTCCACAAGGACGACCCGGACAGGTTCACCCGCGACTGGTTCTCCTGGGCCAATGCCATGTATGCGGAACTGGCCCTGGATCTGGCCGGGTTCGGCACTCGCTCCCTGTGGGATGCGTCCGTGGGTACCTCCTTGGACGCGTCCGCCTAG
- a CDS encoding dihydrofolate reductase family protein, whose amino-acid sequence MAKVFTHMTMSLDGFIASPKDEIGELFEWYEAGGVNVPDPNESVDSQVDDAGAQVMGELTANCGALVAGRRLFDIADGWGDKHPVGAPVVVVTHRAPEDAATKWPTTTFVDGVEAAIVRAKEIAGDQDITIASAAITQQALDLGLVDEVCVSLVPVLFGEGIPYFAKLARGHLLLEDPVVVQGRRALHLRYPVRR is encoded by the coding sequence ATGGCCAAGGTGTTCACGCACATGACGATGTCGCTGGACGGCTTCATCGCGAGCCCGAAGGACGAGATCGGGGAGCTGTTCGAGTGGTACGAGGCGGGAGGCGTGAACGTCCCCGACCCGAACGAGTCCGTCGACTCCCAGGTCGACGACGCCGGCGCCCAGGTGATGGGAGAGTTGACCGCCAATTGCGGCGCCCTCGTCGCCGGCCGGCGCCTGTTCGACATCGCCGACGGCTGGGGTGACAAGCACCCGGTGGGCGCACCGGTCGTGGTGGTCACTCACCGCGCGCCCGAGGACGCCGCCACGAAGTGGCCCACCACGACGTTCGTCGACGGAGTCGAGGCCGCGATCGTCCGGGCCAAGGAGATCGCCGGCGATCAGGACATCACCATCGCGAGCGCGGCGATCACCCAGCAGGCGCTCGACCTCGGTCTGGTCGACGAGGTGTGCGTCAGCCTCGTCCCCGTACTGTTCGGCGAGGGGATCCCCTACTTCGCGAAGCTGGCGCGCGGCCACCTCCTCCTCGAGGACCCGGTCGTCGTCCAGGGGCGCCGCGCCCTCCACCTGCGGTATCCCGTCCGCCGATAG
- a CDS encoding cytochrome P450: MSIVPPPARFLPRGAESWRDPYAMYAALRDHDPLHHVEGGDHWVLSRYDDVLDALRHPELFSSRQGLTVVRDDMAAAGVEAAPPLVMLDPPEHTEFRGLLTKGFTPRRVESVADAIRDFVRTRLDAIAEMTAAGEPVDIVAELVRPLPCFVVAHYLGVDEADRQRFAGWTQSIVQAGAQGHALDAREAVADLFAYFAELIERRRAHPADDTVSDLVRVLADDPQAAIRILGFAFTMIAGGNDTTIGLLTTVSQLLTEQPELRARFASDPESAGPFVEEALRLASPVQGLARTLTEDLSLHGRTAPAGDKVLLLYGSANRDPRAFGPHADEVDLERTTPQHLAFGYGPHHCLGAAAARLQGRIALTELLARFPHFTVDAPRGTFADGCYVRRYETLPFAAGG, encoded by the coding sequence ATGAGTATCGTCCCGCCACCCGCCCGATTCCTACCCCGCGGTGCCGAGTCCTGGCGCGACCCCTACGCGATGTACGCGGCCCTGCGCGACCACGATCCGCTGCACCACGTCGAGGGCGGCGACCACTGGGTGCTCTCCCGCTACGACGACGTCCTGGACGCGCTGCGCCACCCCGAGCTGTTCTCGTCACGCCAGGGTCTGACGGTGGTCCGCGACGACATGGCCGCGGCCGGTGTGGAGGCCGCGCCGCCGCTGGTCATGCTCGACCCGCCGGAGCACACGGAGTTCCGCGGGCTGCTCACCAAGGGGTTCACTCCTCGCCGCGTGGAATCCGTGGCGGACGCGATACGCGACTTCGTACGCACCCGGCTCGACGCGATCGCGGAGATGACCGCAGCGGGCGAACCGGTCGACATCGTCGCCGAACTGGTGCGGCCGCTCCCGTGTTTCGTCGTCGCCCACTACCTGGGGGTCGACGAAGCCGACCGGCAGCGTTTCGCGGGCTGGACACAGTCGATCGTGCAGGCGGGCGCCCAGGGCCACGCGCTCGACGCGCGCGAGGCGGTCGCCGACCTCTTCGCGTACTTCGCGGAACTGATCGAGCGGCGCCGCGCACACCCGGCCGACGACACCGTCTCCGACCTCGTCCGCGTCCTGGCCGACGATCCGCAGGCCGCGATCCGGATCCTGGGATTCGCCTTCACCATGATCGCCGGCGGCAACGACACGACCATCGGCCTGCTCACCACCGTATCGCAACTCCTCACCGAACAGCCAGAGTTACGAGCCCGTTTCGCATCCGACCCGGAGTCGGCCGGGCCCTTCGTCGAGGAGGCGCTGCGCCTGGCGTCGCCGGTGCAGGGCCTGGCCCGCACCCTCACCGAAGACCTGAGCCTGCACGGCAGGACCGCGCCGGCCGGGGACAAGGTGCTGCTGCTCTACGGCTCCGCCAACCGCGACCCGCGCGCCTTCGGCCCCCATGCCGACGAGGTCGACCTGGAGCGCACGACGCCACAACACCTGGCCTTCGGCTACGGCCCGCACCACTGCCTGGGCGCCGCGGCGGCCCGCCTCCAGGGACGGATCGCGCTCACCGAACTCCTCGCCCGTTTTCCGCACTTCACGGTCGACGCGCCCCGCGGTACGTTCGCGGACGGCTGCTACGTGCGCCGGTACGAGACGCTGCCGTTCGCGGCCGGTGGGTGA
- a CDS encoding alpha/beta hydrolase, producing MPLEPVTQAFLAELAKADGPAMHESTPAIARLHAPILSGISGRGPEVGAVRDVKIEGRDGGRFRTRVLRPEGTPQAVVVYFHGGGWVVGDIDLQYDHVGRRLSNATQSTVVMVNYRKAPEHPFPTAIEDSWAALTWTAEHGDELAPQGAPLLVAGDSAGGNIAAVMTRWARDRGGPAVDYQALIYPVTDCDLDRPSYLAPQNQLMLTRDTMAWFWDHYLPDERARTHPDASPLRADSLAGLPPALVYVAECDPLHDEGVAYAHALREAGVPVALEEAAGQMHAFFQMAGILPGFEDGLRLVAEHINKFVAERTV from the coding sequence ATGCCACTGGAACCGGTGACCCAGGCGTTTCTGGCGGAACTGGCCAAGGCCGACGGCCCGGCGATGCACGAGTCCACGCCGGCCATCGCCCGTCTGCACGCCCCCATCCTCTCCGGTATCAGCGGCCGGGGCCCGGAGGTCGGCGCGGTACGGGACGTCAAGATCGAGGGCCGCGACGGCGGGCGATTCCGCACCAGGGTGCTGCGTCCCGAGGGCACCCCGCAGGCGGTCGTCGTGTACTTCCACGGCGGCGGCTGGGTCGTCGGGGACATCGACCTGCAGTACGACCACGTGGGCCGCCGGCTCTCGAACGCGACGCAGTCGACCGTGGTGATGGTCAACTACCGCAAGGCGCCCGAGCATCCGTTCCCGACAGCCATCGAGGACAGCTGGGCCGCCCTGACCTGGACCGCCGAGCACGGGGACGAACTCGCCCCGCAAGGCGCCCCGTTGCTCGTCGCCGGCGACAGCGCGGGCGGCAATATCGCAGCGGTGATGACCCGCTGGGCCCGCGACCGCGGCGGGCCCGCCGTCGACTACCAGGCCCTGATCTATCCCGTCACCGACTGCGACCTGGACCGGCCCTCGTACCTCGCCCCGCAGAACCAACTCATGCTCACCCGCGACACCATGGCCTGGTTCTGGGACCACTACCTCCCCGACGAGCGGGCCCGCACGCACCCGGACGCCTCCCCGCTGCGCGCCGACAGCCTCGCGGGCCTGCCCCCGGCGCTCGTGTACGTCGCCGAGTGCGATCCGCTGCACGACGAGGGAGTCGCCTACGCGCACGCGCTGCGCGAGGCGGGCGTCCCGGTGGCACTTGAAGAGGCCGCGGGCCAGATGCACGCCTTCTTCCAGATGGCGGGCATCCTGCCGGGCTTCGAGGACGGGCTGCGTCTTGTGGCGGAGCACATCAACAAGTTCGTCGCCGAAAGGACGGTGTGA